In Aquimarina sp. TRL1, a single window of DNA contains:
- a CDS encoding GNAT family N-acetyltransferase — translation MNLTFRQLDKHSFPKVLPMIQKLTEHKFSDEVLLERFYEMLGQNYECRGVYLGDQLIGVFGLWFMTRHYVGKSCEPDHVFIEEAYRSKGIGKMVFEWIYEYARSRGCEASELNSYVINYPSHKFYLNEGYEIWGYHFVKKI, via the coding sequence ATGAATTTAACATTTCGGCAATTAGATAAGCACAGTTTTCCCAAGGTATTGCCTATGATACAGAAATTGACTGAACACAAGTTTTCTGATGAGGTATTATTAGAGCGTTTTTATGAAATGCTGGGACAAAATTATGAATGTAGAGGGGTATATCTGGGAGATCAACTTATTGGTGTTTTTGGACTTTGGTTTATGACACGTCATTATGTAGGGAAATCCTGTGAGCCTGATCATGTTTTTATAGAGGAAGCATACAGGAGTAAAGGAATTGGGAAAATGGTTTTCGAATGGATTTATGAATATGCCAGGAGTAGGGGGTGTGAGGCTTCTGAACTTAATAGTTATGTAATAAATTATCCCTCACATAAGTTTTATCTTAATGAGGGATATGAAATATGGGGATACCATTTTGTCAAAAAAATATAG
- a CDS encoding gliding motility-associated C-terminal domain-containing protein: MNKLLTTILLASISSNIFAQVAFHNAGNVQIHDQGQVGFHIDLINNGTFDNNLGLAGFYNTANSLTVSGTNRPVFHDLEVDVPNDLFLEVSVGTNNFQQFVNGRVITPRDQKNVSFDYLNDAPYDGENDDRFVDGYASVQGDLDFTFPIGDDYRLRPMSIDNQSAAIASKGAYFFDNPNSPNYFSDNFNTESRAATLFNISIFEFWDLDGDIETGVTLTWDDNSNIPTLVDDLNDLRVVGWDIETEKWVNLGNVSISGNMDSGSITSESIIPSKYAVLTFGSSSKLLDGDLEIFTAISPNGDNLNDSFKIQGLAEFPNNEVLIYNRWGVLVYSQKQYHLHQETNGFKGISDGRATINKDEKLPEGTYYYILKIDGSEDRSGYLYINR, from the coding sequence ATGAATAAGTTATTGACAACCATATTACTAGCCTCAATTTCAAGCAATATCTTTGCACAAGTAGCTTTTCATAATGCTGGAAATGTTCAGATTCATGATCAAGGACAAGTAGGATTTCATATCGACTTGATTAACAATGGAACTTTTGATAACAACCTTGGATTAGCTGGATTTTATAACACTGCTAACAGCTTGACTGTATCCGGGACCAATAGACCCGTATTTCATGATTTAGAAGTTGATGTCCCTAATGATTTATTTTTAGAAGTGTCAGTAGGAACTAATAATTTCCAACAATTCGTTAATGGTAGAGTTATTACTCCTAGAGATCAAAAAAATGTATCTTTTGATTACCTTAATGATGCTCCATATGATGGAGAAAATGACGATCGATTTGTAGATGGATACGCTTCGGTTCAGGGAGATTTGGATTTTACATTTCCTATAGGAGATGATTATAGATTACGTCCTATGTCAATTGATAACCAATCTGCTGCTATAGCAAGTAAAGGAGCTTACTTTTTTGACAATCCTAATTCCCCTAACTATTTTTCTGATAACTTCAATACAGAAAGCAGAGCTGCAACTTTATTTAACATCAGTATCTTCGAGTTCTGGGATTTAGATGGAGATATAGAAACAGGAGTAACACTTACCTGGGATGACAACAGTAACATTCCTACTTTAGTAGATGATTTAAATGATCTGAGAGTTGTAGGATGGGATATTGAAACTGAAAAATGGGTTAATCTTGGAAACGTAAGTATATCAGGTAATATGGATAGTGGTTCAATTACTTCAGAATCTATTATCCCTAGTAAATATGCTGTATTAACCTTTGGATCATCAAGCAAATTACTAGATGGAGATCTGGAAATTTTTACGGCTATCTCTCCTAATGGAGATAACCTGAATGACTCATTCAAAATCCAGGGATTAGCAGAATTCCCAAATAATGAAGTATTAATTTACAATAGATGGGGAGTGTTAGTCTATAGCCAAAAACAATATCACTTACACCAGGAAACGAATGGTTTCAAAGGAATTTCTGATGGAAGAGCGACAATCAATAAAGATGAGAAATTACCAGAAGGAACTTATTATTATATCTTAAAAATAGACGGTTCAGAAGACCGAAGCGGATATTTATACATCAATAGATAA